Part of the Paenibacillus guangzhouensis genome is shown below.
GGAGGTTGTCGATGAAGGCGACTTCGAATATTTGAGCCGTCATAGCGCATATTTTCAAGAATTATGGAGCAAGGAAATTCAGGGTAGTGCTGATATTGTTGCTGTTTAATGTAAACTAGATGTAACTCAACTAACAGGACACGATAATACTACATCAGGCTGCCGGCACGAACGGCAGCCTATTAAGCTAACGGGCAGGTTTGTAGAATAAGGAAGGAGAGAAGGATGAAGAGAAAAAGTTTGGTGGTCGTACCCTTACCAGATTTTGAAACAGAAATTGGTAGATGGATATGGTGTTTGGAGGATGTTCGGCGAACTATTGTAGAAAAAATATCAGGAATAAGTCAGCAACATCTTGATGCCAAACAGACCGGTCACTCAATCGGATCGTTGTTATATCATATCGCGTTTATTGAAGCGGACTGGCTCTATGAAGATGTTCTTGGCTGTGAATGGAATCCAAAGATACTTTCCTTTTTTCCTCAAGAAGACCGTAATCAAGATGGCACTTTGACCCAGATAGAGGGACAAAACTTAGATGAACATTTACATCGTCTACAATCTGTACGCGATGAATTGCTTTTCCATTTTCGTTCTATGGACATGGAGGATTGGCGTTCATCAAGAAATCTCACTCATTACGATGTATCACCTGAGTGGGTTATCTACCATCTCATTGAACACGAATCACATCATAGGGGACAGATTTTTGAGATGCTTTCAAATTTAATGGGAAGAACTTAGGGAAGAATTTTTCACCA
Proteins encoded:
- a CDS encoding DinB family protein — its product is MKRKSLVVVPLPDFETEIGRWIWCLEDVRRTIVEKISGISQQHLDAKQTGHSIGSLLYHIAFIEADWLYEDVLGCEWNPKILSFFPQEDRNQDGTLTQIEGQNLDEHLHRLQSVRDELLFHFRSMDMEDWRSSRNLTHYDVSPEWVIYHLIEHESHHRGQIFEMLSNLMGRT